A part of Desulfomicrobium baculatum DSM 4028 genomic DNA contains:
- a CDS encoding radical SAM protein, translating to MTRTSSAFGDLCPPVSLWQDLREQFSLRRRLLDVVQIEVTSVCPGRCAYCPHVIMAEHWKSRHMDTTAYARLWPLLRESVRAHLQGWGEPFSHPRFLDMVALARKAGCFVSTTTCGLHMTEDFAKSLVESGLDIIAFSLAGTTAASNDVLRRGVDFSRVMDSIRLLNEVRTARSGVHLEIHIAYLALASRISEVRRLPELMRELGVHAAVVSTLDPNLAPGWAHEAYAPDEQDKIAVARAELDAAAAEAARLGLDFDYSLPEPTPRRGCLENADRTVFVDAQGCMSTCVYLNPPTTLHEPNRRIFGSCLEQDPVSIWKSDAFSAFRAGLLSGEPDAACLRCPKRHARSNRE from the coding sequence GACGTCTTCCGCATTTGGCGACCTTTGCCCGCCCGTATCGCTCTGGCAGGATCTGCGGGAGCAGTTCAGCCTTCGCAGACGCCTGCTGGATGTGGTCCAAATCGAGGTGACGTCGGTTTGTCCCGGCAGATGCGCGTACTGTCCGCACGTGATCATGGCGGAGCACTGGAAGTCACGGCACATGGATACGACCGCCTACGCCAGGCTTTGGCCGCTGCTGCGCGAATCCGTGCGCGCCCATTTGCAGGGGTGGGGAGAGCCGTTTTCGCACCCGCGCTTTCTGGACATGGTCGCCCTGGCGAGAAAAGCGGGCTGTTTCGTGTCCACAACTACGTGCGGCCTGCATATGACAGAGGATTTTGCCAAGTCCCTGGTCGAGAGCGGGCTGGACATCATCGCCTTCTCCCTGGCCGGCACGACGGCGGCGAGCAACGACGTCCTGCGCCGGGGCGTGGATTTCAGCCGGGTAATGGACTCCATCCGCCTGCTGAACGAAGTGCGTACGGCCAGGTCCGGCGTGCATCTCGAAATTCACATCGCATACCTCGCTCTTGCCAGCCGCATAAGTGAAGTGCGCCGTCTGCCGGAACTGATGCGCGAGCTTGGCGTGCATGCGGCGGTCGTCAGCACTCTCGACCCGAACCTAGCCCCGGGCTGGGCGCATGAAGCCTATGCCCCGGACGAACAGGACAAGATCGCCGTTGCCCGCGCCGAACTGGACGCGGCCGCCGCGGAGGCCGCGCGCCTGGGACTCGATTTCGATTATTCCCTGCCGGAGCCGACCCCGCGCCGGGGCTGTCTGGAAAACGCCGACCGAACCGTTTTCGTGGACGCTCAAGGATGCATGTCCACATGCGTCTATCTGAACCCGCCAACCACCTTGCATGAACCCAACCGACGCATTTTCGGATCATGTCTGGAGCAGGATCCCGTCTCGATCTGGAAATCCGACGCATTTTCCGCGTTTCGGGCCGGACTTCTGTCAGGTGAGCCCGATGCCGCCTGCCTGCGCTGTCCGAAACGCCACGCCCGCAGCAATCGGGAATGA
- a CDS encoding 2-oxoacid:acceptor oxidoreductase family protein, with translation MSAVKAMCVGDAGKGVVIQGNMAFAVGCVRAGIHAADGYPGTPSTEVIDKGLSQVQDMITVGWSVNEAVAAGVGFGHTLAGSDCVVTMKIPGLFQAADVITSAAFYTGERGSLVYYIASDYTPSSTQHLVDPRYMLKSCCIPVFEPRNHQEMHEAARIAADLGRQFNTPVAVIASGVLCHSEGLVRLMETATREKAPLPEKMSDFITLPVRARMFHDQVRTTRIPALRKMAEESPLNVLTRGDGKIGIITHGVNDLFVEEVRAATGKNIDVLSLGFTYPLPMDLIRRFCESIDGPVYVIEDGYRFIQEAIQAEGIAVQGKGADETVTEWTPALISTRLGLAEAAGKSAVASLPRPPMICAGCPYRLFGQIVGKMRKKGKLEAVFGDIGCNTLLHFLNAMDTALAMGASEAKRLGYVLSRPEAASKCLAVLGDGTECHSGMDATRNTIFRNIPGVKVVLNNNWTAMTGGQPSPTSPANLAGDPNVFDLNASLKAHGANVVEVSGYDKKALEKALKEALTAAETGTFTTLVVTGVCIRKMPKESYGVKMAVDPELCIRCGMCQICSGIEADAEGLPFFNNICTGCVSQNPACAQMCPKGAIAPAKDQSACGLTTCPDLPVPPESIDLPDTGGLPPFLSVAIRGVGGQGNLFFGRVLTQLAYLLGYDKQNIVKGETHGMAQMGGPVISTFACGAVHSPVLMPGTTQCLVCMERSEVFRPGFLDMLRPGGTVILANTAIMPPLFKAENYPTVEAVREALSGYKVIDVDVLGTALGLGDPTGRSANVVMIGVLSTLAPFDSFPNEYWLRALKNVSPKPAIWQANYAAFLAGRKLGGK, from the coding sequence ATGAGTGCAGTGAAGGCGATGTGCGTCGGCGACGCGGGCAAGGGTGTGGTCATCCAGGGTAATATGGCCTTTGCGGTGGGGTGCGTACGGGCCGGGATCCATGCCGCGGACGGCTATCCCGGTACGCCCAGCACCGAGGTCATCGACAAGGGCCTGTCCCAGGTCCAGGACATGATTACCGTGGGCTGGTCCGTGAACGAGGCCGTGGCAGCGGGCGTTGGTTTTGGCCACACCCTGGCCGGCAGCGACTGCGTCGTGACCATGAAGATTCCGGGCCTGTTCCAGGCCGCCGACGTGATCACTTCCGCCGCTTTCTACACCGGCGAGCGCGGCAGTCTCGTCTACTATATCGCCAGTGATTATACGCCAAGCTCCACCCAGCATCTGGTCGATCCGCGCTACATGCTGAAAAGCTGCTGCATTCCGGTCTTCGAGCCGCGCAATCACCAGGAAATGCACGAGGCGGCCCGTATCGCCGCCGACCTTGGGCGGCAGTTCAACACTCCCGTGGCCGTCATCGCCAGCGGGGTGCTCTGTCACAGCGAAGGGCTGGTGCGCCTGATGGAAACGGCCACGCGCGAAAAGGCCCCGCTGCCGGAGAAGATGAGTGATTTCATTACCCTGCCCGTGCGGGCGCGGATGTTCCACGACCAGGTCCGCACGACCCGTATCCCGGCCCTGCGCAAAATGGCCGAGGAGAGCCCGCTCAATGTCCTGACCAGGGGTGACGGCAAGATCGGCATCATCACCCATGGCGTGAACGACCTCTTTGTGGAGGAAGTCCGGGCCGCCACGGGCAAGAATATCGATGTCCTGTCCCTGGGCTTCACCTACCCGCTGCCCATGGATCTCATCCGCCGCTTTTGCGAGAGCATCGACGGTCCCGTCTACGTCATCGAAGACGGCTATCGTTTCATTCAGGAGGCTATCCAGGCCGAAGGAATCGCCGTCCAGGGCAAAGGGGCGGACGAGACCGTTACGGAATGGACTCCGGCGCTTATTTCCACCCGCCTGGGCCTGGCCGAGGCGGCCGGGAAGTCGGCGGTGGCCAGTCTGCCGCGGCCGCCCATGATCTGTGCGGGATGTCCGTATCGCCTTTTCGGTCAGATCGTCGGCAAGATGCGCAAGAAGGGCAAACTTGAAGCCGTATTCGGCGACATCGGCTGCAATACGTTGCTGCATTTCCTGAATGCCATGGACACCGCTCTGGCCATGGGCGCGAGTGAAGCCAAGCGGCTGGGCTATGTCCTGTCCCGGCCCGAGGCCGCAAGCAAATGCCTGGCCGTGCTTGGTGACGGCACCGAGTGTCACAGCGGCATGGATGCGACCCGCAATACGATTTTCAGGAACATCCCCGGCGTCAAGGTCGTCCTGAACAACAACTGGACCGCCATGACCGGTGGCCAGCCCTCGCCCACCTCGCCCGCCAACCTGGCCGGGGACCCCAACGTCTTCGACCTGAACGCGAGCCTGAAGGCCCATGGGGCGAATGTGGTCGAGGTCAGCGGCTACGACAAGAAAGCATTGGAAAAGGCCCTGAAAGAAGCCCTGACCGCCGCCGAGACCGGCACCTTCACGACGCTGGTGGTCACGGGCGTGTGCATCCGCAAGATGCCCAAGGAATCCTACGGCGTGAAAATGGCCGTGGATCCGGAGCTGTGCATCCGCTGCGGCATGTGCCAGATCTGTTCCGGCATCGAGGCCGACGCCGAAGGGTTGCCTTTCTTCAACAATATCTGCACCGGCTGCGTGAGCCAGAACCCGGCCTGCGCCCAGATGTGCCCCAAGGGCGCCATCGCCCCGGCCAAAGACCAGAGCGCCTGCGGCCTGACCACCTGTCCGGATCTGCCCGTGCCGCCCGAAAGTATCGACCTGCCGGATACAGGCGGCCTGCCGCCCTTTTTGTCCGTGGCCATCCGTGGCGTGGGCGGTCAGGGCAACCTCTTCTTCGGCCGCGTCCTGACCCAGCTGGCTTACCTCCTGGGCTACGACAAACAGAACATCGTCAAGGGCGAGACCCACGGCATGGCCCAGATGGGCGGTCCGGTCATCAGCACCTTTGCCTGCGGCGCGGTCCATTCCCCCGTGCTCATGCCCGGCACCACCCAGTGCCTGGTCTGCATGGAACGCAGCGAAGTGTTCCGTCCCGGCTTCCTGGACATGCTGAGGCCCGGCGGTACGGTCATCCTGGCCAACACGGCCATCATGCCTCCGCTCTTCAAGGCCGAGAACTATCCGACGGTGGAGGCCGTGCGCGAGGCCTTGAGCGGGTACAAGGTCATCGACGTCGACGTGCTCGGCACGGCCCTGGGCCTTGGTGACCCCACGGGCCGCAGCGCCAACGTGGTCATGATCGGCGTCTTAAGCACCTTGGCTCCCTTCGATTCCTTCCCCAACGAGTACTGGCTAAGGGCCCTCAAGAACGTCAGCCCCAAGCCGGCCATCTGGCAGGCCAACTATGCGGCCTTCCTGGCCGGGCGTAAGCTGGGCGGGAAATAG